From Rhodovibrio salinarum DSM 9154:
GCCGCGCCGGCGAAATGGTGGCGCGCTGCATGGTCGAGATCGGGACCTCGTCCTATTACGGCTCGATCGGCCAGCACACGGAAGAGCCGGTGCTGCGCGAGATCTGCAAGCGGATCGCCGCCGACGAGCTGCGTCACTACAAAATGTTCTACAAGAACATGAAACGCTACCTGGAGAGCGAGAACCCGACCCGGATTCAGCGCCTGCGGGTGGCGCTCGGCCGCGTGCTGGAGACGGAGGACGACGAGCTGTCCTACGCCTACTATGCGGCGAACTGCGATCCGAGCACGGCTTACGACCGCGAGACTTATAACAAGGCCTACATGCGCCGGGCGTTCGAATTCTACCACCCCAAGCAGATCGAGCGCGCGGTTTCCATGACCCTGAAGGCATCCGGGTTCAACCCGCAGAGCTGGTACGCCCAGATGGCCGCCCGGGGCGCTTGGTGGTTCGTGCGCTACCGTGCTTCCCGCCTCGCCGCCGCGAACGCGTAGGCGGGCTCGGCGAAAACGCCAGCACCGTTGTGAAAGCCGCCGGGGGGCCAGCCACCGGCGGCTTTTTTAATATTCGGCTTGTGGGAATCGTGGCTGGATCGTCCAACAGGCCGGGATGACAGCAGGGCGCACGCGGAAAAGGACCGATAGGGCGCGGGTTAGTCCCCGCCCCCCTGACGCAAGCGGTCGACGAGCGTGCGGAACTCGTCGATCACCTGGTCGTAGACGTCGCGCTTGAAGGGCACGATCATCGACGGCAGCTTGTCCACGTCGGCCCAGCACCAGGCCTGGAACTCCTGCTCGTGAGCTTCCAGGTCGATCTCCGCGTCGCAGCCGGTGAACCGCAGGGCGAACCACTTTTGGCTTTGGCCACGGTATTTCCCGCCCCAGACCTTGGGGATCAGGTGTGCCGGCAGGTCGTAGCGGTGCCAGTGTTCGCTTTCGCCCACAATCTCGGCGTTGTCGGTGCCGATCTCTTCCTTCAGCTCGCGCATCGCCGCCTCGCGCGGGCTCTCGCCTTCGTCGATGCCGCCCTGGGGCATCTGCCAGGCGGCCCCGCGTACGTCGACGCGCTGGGCGACGAACACCTGTCCCCGGGAGTTCAGCAGCATGAGTCCGACGCACGGCCGGTAGGGCAAACGTTCGATCTGCTCCGGCGTGGGACGGGATGTGTGCTGCGCGGCCATGGCGGGCTTGGTCGCTTTCTCTCGTTCTGTTGTTGCCGACGCAGCCGGCGGTTAGCGCAGCTGTGCAGCGCTCTGGCCGGCGCGTTCGATCGCCGCGTAGGTTGCCGGGACCAACACGAAGCCACGCGCCTCGAGCTCGTCGGTCCAGCTCACCAGCAGTTCCAGGCTCACAGGGTAGGGGTGTGCGATCACCACCGCCAACCCCTGTTCGCGGGCTATCCGTTCGGCTTCGACCAGTCGGGCCTCGATGGCGCGCCGACTGACCTGGCCACCATCCAGGGTGCGATCGTTCACCGCGTAGGGCAAGCCCAGACGCTGCGCGACCTGGCGCGCCGCGCTGTCAGCGACGACGCCATTGTCGACGAACATCAACCCGCGATCCTTCAGGTCGCGTAGTATGGGCTCCACGACCTGTGGACGGGACAGCACGGCTGCGCCCATCTGCGCCACTGCGCCGACCTCCTGGTCCACCTGGGCAAGCAGCCAGTCCAGACGTTGTAGGTTCTGCTGTGCGCTGAGCCCGGTCATGACCGCCTGCGGGCCAGGATCGGTTGCCGGATAGTTGGCCGGTTGCATGGGCAGGTCGACCAGAACCTCGTGCCCGTTGCGCCGCGCCTCCGCTGCCCAGGCCTTGGCGCGGTCCCGGGCGTAGGGCGTGAACGCGAGCGAGACGTTGGCCGGCAGCTGATTCGTAGCCGTCTGCGCGGCCGCGCTGGATAGGCCCAGCCCGCGTACGATGATGGCGATCTTCGGCATGCCCTGCGGCGGCGTCATCCGCTGAGCATAGCGTTTCCAGGCCGGGGCGTTGGGGTCGCTGACCGGCAGCTGGGGCCGCGCGGTGTCCTGCGCGGGCGTGGCAGGTTGTGCGCTTTCTGTGCGGCCGGTCTGGGTAGCGGCCTGCTGGGTTTCCGATGGTTCGGTGGGGCCGTTCCCATCGTCTTGGCCAGCCTCACCTGCCAAGAGATTGACCGGTGCCTGTCCGTTGCGGGTGGGAGGCTGGGGTATGCGGGCGGCAGCGCTGCCGCCGCTTTCTCCGGCCGGGGCATCCGTGGCCGTCGATTGAGAGGGAGAAGCGGCCTCGGCCGTGTCGTTGGCGGAAGCGGCTGCGTCGCCGCCGTCGGCCGCCTCAGGCGACTCCCCGGTTGCGGACATCGATTCGTCAGCAACACTCGGAGCTAAAGGGCCGGCCTTCTGCTGACCTTCCGCCGCCGCTTGGCCGGTTGGGGCAGGGGGCTTGGGCACGGACATCGACAGGCGCGGCCGGTCGTCGACCGGTCGCGTGTCCGGCCCGATGACGACTGCATAGGCGGCAACGCCCGCCCCAACCGCCAGTACCGCCAGCCAAGCCAGCATCAGGGCGATCGGACCGCGTCGCCGCGGCCTGCCGTCAGCGCTGCTCAAGGTACCCGTTCCTTAACTGGCCAGGGGACCGGCGGCCGGGATGGTTCCAGCGCGCCGGCGCCCAATGCCCGGCGATCAGTTCGCCACGCGCTGGTTGAACAGGGTCAGGCCGCGCAGCAGGTCGACCGCCCGAGACAGCTGATAGTCCTCGTTCAACTGGGCGGTTTCCTGACTGACCTCCTGCTCGGCTTCCGAGGCCGCCGGCTGATTGTCGTTCGCGGCCCCATTGTCTTCCGGGTTGGCCAGCGCGCCGCGCAGGTCGGATTCGCGCCGGGCCTCCGGCCGCTCGAGCACCTCGATGTCCGCGGGCTCGACCTGAATATCCGGCGAGATGCCCTTGGCCTGGATCGATCGGCCACTCGGCGTGTAGTAGCGGGCGGTGGTCAGGCGCATGGCCCCGTGGCCCGGCAGCGGGATGATCGTCTGCACCGAACCCTTGCCGAACGACTGTGTGCCCATGACGATCGCCCGGCCGTGGTCTTGCAGCGCCCCGGCCACGATCTCGGAAGCGGAGGCCGAGCCGCCGTTGATCAGCACGACCAGCGGCTTGCCGCCCGTCAGGTCGCCGTTCTCGGCGTTGTAACGCTGGCTATCCTCGGCGTCGCGTCCCCGGGTGGAGACGATTTCGCCCTGCTTCAGGAAGCTGTCGGACACCGAGATCGCTTGATCCAGCAAACCGCCGGGGTTGTTGCGCAGGTCGATTACGTAGCCCTGCAGGTCATCGCCCAGCTCGTCCTGGATGGCGGCGATCTCTTCCTCCAGGCCGGGCTGCGTCTGCTCGTTGAAGGTGGTGATCCGCAGGTAGCCGACGTCGCCGAAGGTCTTGGACCGCACCGACTGGATGGTGATCTTTTCGCGCTCGATCGCCACCTTGAACGGCTCGCGCTCGCCGCGGCGGATGGTCAGCTCGATCTCGCTGCCGACCTTGCCGCGCATCTGGTCGACCGCTTCGGAGAGCGACAGCCCGGTGATCGGTTCGCCGTCCAGCGCGATGATCAGATCGCCCGCGCGGATACCGGCCCGGGCGGCTGGCGTGTCGTCGATCGGCGAGACGACCTTGATCACGCCCTGCTCCATCGTGACCTCGATGCCCAGGCCGCCGAACTCGCCCTGGGTCTGGACCTGCATCTCCTGGAAGTTCTCCTTGGAGAGATAACTGGAGTGCGGGTCCAAGGAACTCAGCATGCCCTGGATTGCGGCCTCGACCAGTTCCTTGTCACCGGTCTTTTCGACGTAGTCGGCGCGCACGCGCTCGAACACATCACCGAAGAGCTTCAACTGGCGATAAGTATCGCTCCGCTCCTCGTCTGCGCTGCTGGCGTCGTCGCTTTGCGCAATCGCGGGAGCCATCGGGGTAAACGCTAGAAACGCGGCGCACAGCGTCGCGGCCAGTCGGAAATGTCGCATTAACCTCGTACCTTATCGCCGGTTTGCGCGAGCCAGGGCAGTGGATTGATGGGCTGCCCGGTGCGCCTGAGTTCCACGTAGAGTTTCGGGGTTCGGTTCGTCGATGAGTTGCTCCGGCCGCCAGTCCCGGTTGCATCCGCCATCACGCCAACGGGTTCCCCCGCGAGCACCCATTGCCCGACCACCGCATCGATCCGTTCGAGCCCGGCTAGGAGACTATGATATCGCCCGCCGTGTTCTATGATCAAGATACGCCCGTAGCCACGGAACGGGCCGGCATAGACCACCTTCCCGTCATACGGCGCGACCACCTGCGCGCCTGGGCGGGTGACGATCTCGATGCCCTTGGCGCTGACCCGGCCGCCGGCGCGCTGCATACGCTCGCCGTAGCGGGTAACGATCCGGCCCGCCGCCGGCACCGTCAGGCTGCGCCGGCTGTCGGGGAAGTCGCGGATGTCGCTTGGCCTGCCCAACCGCAAGTCGCTGCTTGGGGACGCGTCGCGCTCGACTGCCTGCTCGCCGGTGGTGCGCGCAGCCGTTTGCGTTTGTTGAGGTGCGCTGTCGTCGCGTGTTGGCGGTTGCGGCGGGGCGGTCCGGTCGGTGCGTTCTGCTGGGGTCGGCGGCTTGGTGTTGGGTGTGGGCGCGGCTTGTGCGCGGCGCCGTCGCATCGCCGCTTCGCGGGCGTCGCGCTGGGCGCGCAGTTCCGCCATCAGGTCGCGCATGCTCTGCGCTCGCTGGGCGAGTGCGTCGGCTTCCTCGGTGGCGCTCTTGGAACGTGCCACGGCCTGCGCACGCAGGTCGCGTTTGCGCGTGGCCAGCTGTTCCAGCTCCGTGCGTTCCTGCTGCAGCTTGCCGGTGGTCTCGCGCAGGTCGGCGCGCTGCTCGGTGATCTCCGTGCTCAGCTGGCGCAGTTCCGCGATCTCCTGCTTGAGCGCCTGGGCGCGCTGCTCGATCTCTGGAACAGCGACCTGAAGCAGGTTCGCCGATCGCACGATCTCAAGTGGCGAGCCACGCGCGACGGCGAGCGCTTCCGGGGGCAGCACCGCGATCCGCTGCAGGGCGGCCAGCGTTTCGGCCAGTTGGCCCTTGCGTTGGTCCAGCTGGCCGTGCTTGCGCCGACGCTTGGCCTCCAGGGTGGACAGCCTGTCCTCGATATCCGTCAGCGCACGCTCCAGTTCCTGGATCCGGCGGGCGGTGGTTACCGAGCGCGCTTTCAGGCTGCGCACCTGTTCGGAGAGCTTGGCTGCCTTGTCTTCGAACTCTTCGGCTTGCTCACGCCGCTCCTGCGCCCGGTCCTCGATCGTTTGCAGCGAAGTGCCGCCCTGCGAGTCCTGCGCGACGGCAGGACCCATATTCCAGGCCGCCAGCAGCGCGCCGCCAAGCGCCGCCGTTAGTTTGAGGGGGCGACGGGTCTCACGCCGTGGCACGATCGGCGGCCGTCCGTCGGTAGGCGGGGGCGCCGTCGAGCAGCGAAAAGCCGTCCATATCCTCCGGCTGGGGCAGGTCGAGCAGCGCCAACAGCGTGGGGGCCACATCGGCCAGGATGCCGTCGTGCAGGCCGTTGACGCCGTCCGGCGCGCCGGCGAGCAGCACCGGCACCGGGAAGGTGGTGTGCGCGGTGTGCGGGCCGCCGGTTTCGGGATCGACCATCTGGTCGGCGTTGCCATGGTCGGCGGTCACCAGCATGCAGCCGCCGGCCTTGACGACCGCTTCGCTCAGCCGGCCGAGGCAGCTGTCGACCGTCTCCACCGCGCGGATGGCGGCCTGCATATCACCCGTGTGGCCGACCATGTCGCCGTTGGCATAGTTCACGACGATCACGTCGTAGGTGCCGTCGCCGACCGCCTCGACCAGGGCATCGGTCAGCTCCGGTGCCGACATTTCCGGTTGCAGGTCGTAGGTCGCGACCTTCGGCGAGGGCACCATCTTGCGCGCCTCGCCCGGGAACTGCTCTTCGCGCCCGCCGTTGAAGAAGAAGGTGACATGCGGGTACTTCTCCGTCTCCGCCGCGCGGAGCTGGGTCAGACCGGCGTGGGAAATGACCTCGCCGAACATGTTATCCAGTTCGAGCGGCGGGAAGATCGGGTCCATCAGCTCGTTCAGCCGGTCGGAATATTCGACCATGCCGACCTTGGCGGCGAACTGCGGCACCCGCTTGCGCGCGAAGCCATCGAACTCCGGATCGACCAGCGCGCCCAGC
This genomic window contains:
- a CDS encoding acyl-ACP desaturase translates to MAETQTTMAHAATETQAPKSAAQKTKTPVGAHRHWDMNVDIPWDEFDPSKVDPELLKIVKAASMVEFNAWDYATYLNNVFADDEEAVEEFNHWAYEEVQHGQSLGKWAEYADPNWSHKEHFDRFVAGFRPDIDATQSIRGSRAGEMVARCMVEIGTSSYYGSIGQHTEEPVLREICKRIAADELRHYKMFYKNMKRYLESENPTRIQRLRVALGRVLETEDDELSYAYYAANCDPSTAYDRETYNKAYMRRAFEFYHPKQIERAVSMTLKASGFNPQSWYAQMAARGAWWFVRYRASRLAAANA
- a CDS encoding RNA pyrophosphohydrolase, translating into MAAQHTSRPTPEQIERLPYRPCVGLMLLNSRGQVFVAQRVDVRGAAWQMPQGGIDEGESPREAAMRELKEEIGTDNAEIVGESEHWHRYDLPAHLIPKVWGGKYRGQSQKWFALRFTGCDAEIDLEAHEQEFQAWCWADVDKLPSMIVPFKRDVYDQVIDEFRTLVDRLRQGGGD
- a CDS encoding divergent polysaccharide deacetylase family protein translates to MSSADGRPRRRGPIALMLAWLAVLAVGAGVAAYAVVIGPDTRPVDDRPRLSMSVPKPPAPTGQAAAEGQQKAGPLAPSVADESMSATGESPEAADGGDAAASANDTAEAASPSQSTATDAPAGESGGSAAARIPQPPTRNGQAPVNLLAGEAGQDDGNGPTEPSETQQAATQTGRTESAQPATPAQDTARPQLPVSDPNAPAWKRYAQRMTPPQGMPKIAIIVRGLGLSSAAAQTATNQLPANVSLAFTPYARDRAKAWAAEARRNGHEVLVDLPMQPANYPATDPGPQAVMTGLSAQQNLQRLDWLLAQVDQEVGAVAQMGAAVLSRPQVVEPILRDLKDRGLMFVDNGVVADSAARQVAQRLGLPYAVNDRTLDGGQVSRRAIEARLVEAERIAREQGLAVVIAHPYPVSLELLVSWTDELEARGFVLVPATYAAIERAGQSAAQLR
- a CDS encoding S41 family peptidase — encoded protein: MRHFRLAATLCAAFLAFTPMAPAIAQSDDASSADEERSDTYRQLKLFGDVFERVRADYVEKTGDKELVEAAIQGMLSSLDPHSSYLSKENFQEMQVQTQGEFGGLGIEVTMEQGVIKVVSPIDDTPAARAGIRAGDLIIALDGEPITGLSLSEAVDQMRGKVGSEIELTIRRGEREPFKVAIEREKITIQSVRSKTFGDVGYLRITTFNEQTQPGLEEEIAAIQDELGDDLQGYVIDLRNNPGGLLDQAISVSDSFLKQGEIVSTRGRDAEDSQRYNAENGDLTGGKPLVVLINGGSASASEIVAGALQDHGRAIVMGTQSFGKGSVQTIIPLPGHGAMRLTTARYYTPSGRSIQAKGISPDIQVEPADIEVLERPEARRESDLRGALANPEDNGAANDNQPAASEAEQEVSQETAQLNEDYQLSRAVDLLRGLTLFNQRVAN
- a CDS encoding murein hydrolase activator EnvC family protein; translated protein: MPRRETRRPLKLTAALGGALLAAWNMGPAVAQDSQGGTSLQTIEDRAQERREQAEEFEDKAAKLSEQVRSLKARSVTTARRIQELERALTDIEDRLSTLEAKRRRKHGQLDQRKGQLAETLAALQRIAVLPPEALAVARGSPLEIVRSANLLQVAVPEIEQRAQALKQEIAELRQLSTEITEQRADLRETTGKLQQERTELEQLATRKRDLRAQAVARSKSATEEADALAQRAQSMRDLMAELRAQRDAREAAMRRRRAQAAPTPNTKPPTPAERTDRTAPPQPPTRDDSAPQQTQTAARTTGEQAVERDASPSSDLRLGRPSDIRDFPDSRRSLTVPAAGRIVTRYGERMQRAGGRVSAKGIEIVTRPGAQVVAPYDGKVVYAGPFRGYGRILIIEHGGRYHSLLAGLERIDAVVGQWVLAGEPVGVMADATGTGGRSNSSTNRTPKLYVELRRTGQPINPLPWLAQTGDKVRG